In the Hermetia illucens chromosome 1, iHerIll2.2.curated.20191125, whole genome shotgun sequence genome, ttttctaccatagatattgtcctaatagactttcgggctggatcatcctcatccatacggattaagtgacccgcccaccgtagcctgttgagccggattttatccacaaccggacggtcatgatattgctcatagatttcgtcgttatgttggctacggaatcaCCCATTctcagggggccaaaaaatcgtcggaggctctgttggctgccaacaaccgtgcgcggatttcatcgtcatagcttttatcggttgggattttcgattctagatagaagaaattttcaacggtctcaaagttgtagtctcctattgcgattcgatgttgttcgtttaatttttattttggcgctgacgttgccagcatTTACTTCGTCTTGCCGATGCGTATGAAGTTGAAGACTGTGcactgttcttcccatgatgtcgatatcgtcagcgtaggcccgtagttgggaggacttgaagaggatgatgcctcaggcatttacatcggcatcgcttcactttctctagagccaggttgaagaggatgcatgataggcatCTCCTTGTtctagatcgttgttgatattgaatggtctcgagagtaatcctgtaATCTAGCCTCGCATATTAAccagggtcagcccagtcagtatTACTAATATCGTCGGGATACTGctgccataggcggctttaatgtcgatgaaaagatggtgcaactgatgtccatattccaacagttttccatcatttgcgaaaatctgatttgttgctaatttgcctggagtggtatgggtcaataatgttctgggcgtatggggccatccggcctagcaaggtaatggagaatatcttatagagggtactcagcaacgtgataccactgtgtgatatctccctttttatgtatgagacagataatgcctctttgccaatcgtcaggcattgatttgctgtcccatactgtGAAAATCAGTCGATAAacagcttggtgtaattggtcgcctccatatttaaccaatttggctgtaattccatcggctcctggcgacttatgattttttagccgctgaattgcacggactgtttctcctaaacttggtggtgacagtatttgtccgtcgtcttcagttggcgggacctccaactcgccgatgttctggttgttcagtagctcatcaaagtactcaacccatcgctctaatatgcccattctgtcggaaatcagatttccctctttttctcggcgCGATATACTGTTGtagttcacaggcttgttggttctcccgggcttcctttGTCCGTCTCTGAAGtggtttctccgctcgacggagttcgtgataagtccttgcgcgtgcccgcattcttcgagaatgcaaaattactcggtatgcagcattcttcttttCCATagctagcttaaattcatcgtcaaaccagccgtgccAACTTTTTTTGGCGACTGGGGCCATGTATCTTTGTGGCCTTatcgatgataacgttcttcaggtgattgtgaagattatttgttaatgcttcatctccaggatctctgttgactgcggttattgcggcatccatttccctcttagagGTGTTGCGGGTATTATTATTCGAGCCcagagcaccatgtcaacgagatagtgatagtggcccccctatatgttctgacattcatctgaGAAGTgatggcgttcaatcaacacatggtcaatttggatgaaagtggtcccgtctggggaggcccacgtttgtttgtggaccgcttttcgcgcaaaccgggtacttctaacaaccatttcgtgggaCATTTCTAATTGAATAATATACAGTCCCTCATCAATTGaactttgatgtaagctatgggagctgacctattgcctgaatacgggcgccgtacctacttgactgttaaaatccccaagtttgattttgatatcatatctgggacaggcttcgagggttcgttctattgctgactaagaaacctactccaagcacatgaaTGAAGACTgaatggtcgctataatatatggtgtagtggctcccgGAAACAGGCcactgtccaatgcatctcctgcaacgctgtttcatcagccctatattgctcagcagtattcggtctgtacagggagtgcacgttccatgagaaaatgctcaaattgttattctgttaccgttgccgggtttgttgttgtgttatcagtccagtccgaagctcctcttgtggcttcgtaacaagttgttttacgtgtagggttgtcaaccctacccaacccccaacttggaggactgGTTGGTACATTttattccgtttttaggcgcgccttcattcttctccgtcggaggtggagatagggtttggtagtagagctgttggtgttggttcagcaggtgtttctcaggttttatgctccatcgtaggtaccaatccacgtttcgccctgggacctacactaccctttgaccgcccttTGACGAAGAATCCTTATGAAAATCACTTTTATGGCAGTGACCTGtctagaactcagcgatttaaatgtctcgggtcaacgctatcgaccagtggagaactgcgttatgaaagtgGTTCAAGCGTTAGCGCAACATGGATGAATTGTTGTGCaacaacttgtgttctttgtaGTAGACGTATCATCGAAtgtctcaaatgtaaaatttatcgCTGTGTCGTTCACTTAGTCGCCCTCTGTGATTCGCAGTGTGGGctaactataaaaggcaatgaacggcgcattgcgataatggaggcgaagaagTTACATTGGACTTATGGCGTAACACGTCCTcatcacatcagaaatgaggacatcAGAAATCGATAGTGGTTACACCGATCTTAAAAAAATTGCTAGAGAAACATCTTTCaaggtatggtcacataattcgcgttgACGACAACTCTCTTATCAAGATTGATCTTAACATCAAggttgatggtaagcgaccaaaaggccggtcgaaacaacagtggccaGCTAGATGGTAACCTGAAAGCTTGACAAAGGTATCCAGATCAAGCCTTTGATCGAACAAAATGCTGCAACCGATCAAGGCTAGCCGACCATGTTTCTAAGCGGGAGAAAggagaaaggaagaaaaagtGGAATTATAACATATGCCACTCAATAAATAAAACCAGATTGAGGGTATGAAGCAGAAGTTGAAAAAAGTTAACCTGTTTGTTTTTAGGCCTGTCAACTTTTGTGAATTGTCAACTTTTTAGGAATATAAAAAATAGTATTGTATATGtgcaaattttcatgaaataacaaataaccagtaaatttacataatatttatgttttgCTAAAAAAATTTAAGTATTCTTCCAGATCAAAAGGAGTTCTACCGCCCGTTATTGtcgataataattttttttctttctcctgAAGAGTTACTTAATCGTTTGGTATATTGGTTGTAGAttacattttaaaaatatgctCACAAAGCCTTTTTGGGGGCTCCAAACAGATAACACCTTAAGTATCAAAGTAAGAAGTTGATGTAAGCGTCGAAAAACAATAACGAAAAATGATACTAAAACCAGTTAATTCAATCAATAAAATAGCTTGCCAAAAAATCCACCTTAATTTAGGTTATTAGCGGAACCGTAATCACCTGTGTATAGCTCTGTATAAAACTCCATTATTCTTTCCATTTCTCAATCTATCCTGTACTTACGATGTTCATCTTTGAATTGTTGACTTAAATGAACTTGATTTCTCGATCTTCATGGCGGCGGGGCGGTGTAATGCCCACAGTTTTCAACAATGTGTACAAAGCCAAATAAAATCGAaagtaaatatattttatgTGCAGCTCCAACCTTCTCTTTAGAACCGCTACTAATAATACAATGAGAAGGTAAATCCAGCTTTCAAAAATTACCTTATAATTAGGGAAACCGCAGAAGAAAGCTCTAAAGTTAAGATGTTTATTCTAATATGATCTTGTAAAGTAGATACATGTGTTAACCTCCCTAGAAGTAATATGTTTGCTGCAAAGTccgtaatattatataatattatgtggAGTTGTTTATATTCTTCAACAAATAGGCTACTGCAAAAAGATGtttagaataataaaaataaagagaaatgTATATTTCGAATAAATTTGGTTTTAATAGTTTCTTTGGTATCATATTTGCATACAAAAGTAGAATCAATGCTTCGGGGGTAAATCCGAACCGGACCGTTTACATCTCTCTAACAACTTCGTCATAGCTGGGAGGGCTTCCATCATGTACATCATTTGCAGCACTTTGAGAGTTGCTTTCACTTGTACTCTCTGACATCCAATTAGTGAATCGATGGCTCGTTAAAACCCATGCGAAGTAACATGTCATTAACAAAACAATTCCAATGACTGCAGGGAATATTTACAGCAAGATTATTGGTAACGGAAAACTCAAATAATTCTGTGGAAATATTATACTCACAAATTATCAGGAATCCCGAACAGTACTTTTCACTTTGCTGCGACGATATGGCACTGAAAAGGAATAAGCCTCCGGCGACAAAGCACATCGATCCTCCTATCGTAATAAGCGCAATAATAGCCAATACAGGACTTTTAACTGCGTTTTGTTGAGTATCTTTGATAGACGAAATACCAAGCCTGTCGTAAATATTTAGAACACAATTGAACTCTTATTCATTGTTTTCAATCTAACACTTATACCTCGGGAAGAACATTTCGTATGTCGCTCGTTCAAGTATCCCAAACCCAACTGAACTCGCCGAGGGAAGCATTCGCAGGATCATCTGATATCCTGATTGTGAAGATCTATTTTTAGGCAGCATAGACTAGAAATAAACTAAGACGAGATAGTCTATGGAGACGAAGAATTTTATGTTTGATGCCGACACAAATAAACTAAAAACGGAAGGAACTCCCTTCGTTTACCTTTCTCCCTAAAGCCTGAAGACAAGAAGACGAGACTGCGCTCAGACAGAGGACGTCGTCCGGCTATTTTTAGTCTTGTGGAAGTTCCATGACTTCTCAAATCGAAAGATGGGAATCAGATgtagaaaatctaattttatggTGTTATAAACTCATGTAAATAGattggttttatttatttaccatCTGAAAAGAAATGTGGAGTGTTGGGTGGTTTTGATCTCTGTGAAGTGATAAGAATAACATCCTGAAAACGGAATGCAGATTTATCTCAATTTAGGAAATCGGTTCGTGCGCCTATTATGTTGGGAGTACTTGATCTGGCGTGATTTATCGTAGCACTGTAATGAAAGAATTTTAGGAATTCTGTTGATCGATGTATGTATGGGCAAAACATATGAAAAGCTCAAGGAGTTTGCACATATATTTTGAAGTTATCTTATATTGTATTTAACTTTCATCTTCTTGTTTCTTCTTAGAAAAAGATTCCAAAGTAGAATACCGAATGCAAGCTGTCAATTATCAATGAAACACAGGGAGAGGGTTGACGGAGTTAAATATTATACCCATATCCTTACAGAGGCG is a window encoding:
- the LOC119646531 gene encoding uncharacterized protein LOC119646531, with amino-acid sequence MLPKNRSSQSGYQMILRMLPSASSVGFGILERATYEMFFPRLGISSIKDTQQNAVKSPVLAIIALITIGGSMCFVAGGLFLFSAISSQQSEKYCSGFLIIFIGIVLLMTCYFAWVLTSHRFTNWMSESTSESNSQSAANDVHDGSPPSYDEVVREM